AAGCAATGCTCGCGGACCAGCGTGCAGTGGACCTACGACACCTATGCTTCCTCTAACGCGACGGCGAAGGCCGTGGTCGCGCGCGGCGGCACGCCCTGGTTCTTCCTCACGGCCGATTATGCGTTCGGTCAGGCGCTGGAGCGCGATGCCAGCAAGGCCGTGACGTCCGCCGGCGGCAAGGTGCTGGGCGCGGTCCGCCATCCCTTCGACACCGCCGACTTCTCGTCCTTCCTGCTGCAGGCCCAGTCCTCCGGCGCCAAGATCCTTGCGCTCGCCAATGCCGGCTCCGACTTCCGCAATGCGGTGTCGCAGGCCGACGAGTTCAACATCCGCGCCAGCATGCAACTCGTCGCGCTGCAGGTGACGCTCACCGACGTGCCGGCGCTCGGCCTCGCGCATGCGCATGATCTGCTGTTCACCGATTCCTTCTATTGGGACCGCACGCCCGAGACCCGCGTCTTCGCCCAGGAGTTCTTCAAGCGCCACGGGTCGATGCCGACCGCCTATCAGGCCGGCGTCAACTCGGCGCTGCGGCACTATTTCAAGGCGGTAGCCGCCACCAACTCGGCCGATTCCGAGACCGTGATCGCACAGATGCGCAAGACCCCGGTGAATGATTTCTTCGCCCAGAACGGCGTCGTGCGCGAGGACGGCCGCATGGTGCACGACATGTATCTGATGCGCATCAAGAAGCCGGAAGAGTCCAAGGGCAAGTGGGACCTCTACGAGTACCTCGCGACGGTGCCGGGCGACCAGGCCTTCCGTCCGCTCGCTGAAGGCGGTTGCCCGTACATCGCGAAGGCGCAGTAGGCGAGGCGGTCGGGTCAGAGCGCACCGTAAGGTGAGCACGCCTCTCAGGCTCCCTCTCCCGCAAGGGGAGAGGGAACCCTGCCGCCGGCGGCTCCCTCACGCGCGTGCCACTGAGTTGCCCGACGGGCAACTCAGTGAAAATGCGTCAAGCCTCTCGCGCAAAAATATTTCGGTTTATCGTAACGGCAACTCAGTGTATGGTTCGCCCGTCTCACCCGATCGAGGGGCGCTTGCGCATCGTCAGGAGTGTTGCGGTGAGATGCGGTGGACGTCGAGGTCACGGGTGACGACGCGTGACCGAGGCGGACGGTGAAGTCGTGTGGTCCTGACGCCCTAACGGCAGGTGTCTCGTCGCAGGATGCTTGAGCGTCTTGCGAAGGCGGTGACAAGCAAGCCCAGTCTCGCCGGGGAGAGCACGAAGTAAGCCGTAACCCATCGCGCAGGGAAAGCCGGGTTGTTTCCGGTTACACCTGTGGTCCTACCCCCGAGCTTTCTATCCTATGCTCGGGGCCCATGGGTGCGATCGGCACCCGGCTTTCCCTGCGCCCTCTGCGAGAGAGGGCGGAACGAAGAGCAAAGCTCGGACAAACATGTCGCGAGAATGCGGATGTGTAACTCCCAGGCGCTGCAACACATTCAGTGTCGTCCCGGCGAAGGCCGGGACCCATAACCACAAATGCAAATTGCTACGCA
The window above is part of the Bradyrhizobium sp. PSBB068 genome. Proteins encoded here:
- a CDS encoding ABC transporter substrate-binding protein; protein product: MSITKRSHLLAAIAAVCLSFAAGAARAEDGVLRVGIITDMSGQYSDGNGPGSVIAAQMAAEEIGGTVAGRKIEIISADHQNKPDVATGIVRNWIDNKGVDVIAEGVNSAVALAIQTVTRERKKLFLISGSGSSDLTGKQCSRTSVQWTYDTYASSNATAKAVVARGGTPWFFLTADYAFGQALERDASKAVTSAGGKVLGAVRHPFDTADFSSFLLQAQSSGAKILALANAGSDFRNAVSQADEFNIRASMQLVALQVTLTDVPALGLAHAHDLLFTDSFYWDRTPETRVFAQEFFKRHGSMPTAYQAGVNSALRHYFKAVAATNSADSETVIAQMRKTPVNDFFAQNGVVREDGRMVHDMYLMRIKKPEESKGKWDLYEYLATVPGDQAFRPLAEGGCPYIAKAQ